One Glycine max cultivar Williams 82 chromosome 8, Glycine_max_v4.0, whole genome shotgun sequence genomic window, TCCTTTTGCTCGCACACATGCTTTTAACACATTCAAGACGCCTGTGATTGCAGGCTTGATCATGTCATTCTGAATAGTGTAATTGCAAAAGAATTTCCTCATTAGTCTTTTTCTTCAACATACACATGCACACACGTACACGCAAAAGCATTCGATTTAGTTGTTAAATTTATAATGCAGTTTCTAGTTCAGTGTCTAATCTACCTCAGGATCTTCAGAAGCAAAGTTCACAGGTGTAGCAAGCTGGAAGACAAGTTCACAGCCTGCTATAGGAGCATCAAAATCTTTTTCACCAGTTAAATCTGCTCCAAATATGTTCAATTCGCCCAAACTTTGCAGTGCCAAAAggtgaggtatttttttagtattatctGCACAAAACACCAATGTAATTAAGTACTTTTGGtcatgataaaattatattggATTCTCTATTCTTCAATAAAACTTTAGAAGGGAGATTGGCCTTGTGCTTCTTGTTATGGGCTAACCAATTACTAGTCTTTAAGTACCTTTTCGTTGGTTTTGTTTTCATtccaattttcttatattttgatGGGATGTTAACAAGTAGGTTACCATGtcaccttttttatttattcaatagttgtctctctttttggttttcacATGGGAggggaaaagaagaagaaattttcTAACAccttatttaatttatgagaaaaGGTGTGTAcctttaaattacatttttttttttttactaatgtcAAGtatagttttgatttttttaaaaccattttTCCCCTCTTTTTATCACTCATGTCTCTTTCtgtaaagagaaaaaatcaCGTGTGTTCAGGCAATACTTATCTAAAAAAAAGTCTCGTTTGAATAATGTGCCTTTCTCTTTAGTCACACTAGATGTACctgctaaaatttaaaaattgaaagaaaatttaaataccttttctatttctttaattctctttaatttttctgaatggtaaacaaaacaaataaacagtTTTACAGCGACATATTTCACAAAGGGAGAGAGACTAGCCTGGGTCTCTAACTGTGGTATTGACAGCATAACCCTTTTCAAGCAACTGCTTGATCAACAAAGAGGCCATAAATCCACTCCCTCCAATCACACATGCCTTCTTTCCAGTTGGCTTGATAGTGGCCATGTTTTCACTCTCTCACACACTtcaaaggataaaatgaaacttACTTTATAGACAGTTTTTTAATCCTCCCTCAGGAGAGAAGCTTcttaaataataacattaatctTTCAGTTACTTAATCTAACAAATCGTTTCGTTCGAGTATTGTAAATTGAAGGTGAGCACGTGATGGTGTTAGGTGGTGTGTATTGTTACCAACGACTCAACATCAACAAGTCTTGGGGGTGAACAAAAAAGCCTTTCACCTTTCATTAATATCCTACACACTATTACTATTTTCTATCGATAAGTatctgtgttttaatttaaaatttataaatatatattaattttattttataaaataaaatatttattttaaattttcttaagattttattttaatgagtcAACTGGTCTATTACGTTTGTTTTAATAACTATAGGTTGAATACAATGatcatatttttgtttgctGCACAAGGTgatctatctctctctctctctctatatatatatatatttcttgttCTCTAAAAAAGAACAACACAAGCACATAACTCCTTTCTCCCAaatatcttctttttcttttcctataaaaacttattttttagagCAAAAGCATTAGTGTTCACAAGTTTCGGGATTCTTTTGCTGCACACGTCGGTCGAAACCAACTGGTTGTCGTATCTTAGGAGAGGGATCATTTTGCTACACACGGTCAAAATCAACTAGTGCTTCAACCCaggctaaataattatttttcttatttattttttccttatatttatTGTATGATATAGTCATGTggtgttaattaaaattattttgctattaatatttttttatttaattcaagacttTGCATTCTcttctcatttatttcttttcttttattttaatttttttcaacattttcttCACAATTAAACATGTCAGACTGAATTAAAATTTTGCACCTCATCTACACCGTCTATCTAACATTCAATCGCACAACAGAATCACGTATGAATAGGAAAATAAATGGAGATAATCTAgaaatatcattattattattgtctaAGAGCTAATTACAAAAGAGAAGAAATTGGCCACATTAAAATTAACTTCTGGGAAGGTCCATTTAATATCCAAAAATTATTCGATAACAAAAGTAGGACAAGTGAGAAATGttgaagtaaacaaaaaaatttagatagaGTCATATCTAAATGTTGGCTAAGTAAGCGTGAGTAATTATGAACCCGTGAACCATCCACATGGGAGTGGTGAAGGAAGGACCACAATATATGAGATTTTCCTGCCCTTGaaagaagaagtagaaaaaaaagaagaaatatacacttaaaaaaatccttttgtAATGAatcatttattaagaaaaataaataaacttaacaCAAACCCGaaaaagatataataataaCCTCCAGATCATCTACCATTAtacatacaaataataaattaaatgactTTTCAATGGTATTTGttactcaaaaagaaaaagaccaaTAACTATTGGTACACCTGGTGACCCAACTAATTAGTCAAATGAGGATTATTTCCTATGAATATcatgatgaagaagaaaaaaagacatGAAGAGTCATTTAATTTATGTATGTTTACTATTCCATGACAATAATGTTCaattaatccttttttttattaccacCATGTCTTATTTCATGGACAAGCTACTCCGGTCAAAGAAATTTTGGGTAATGGTTATTCtctgaaataataaataaactgtTGCATCGTAGTCCTCCACTTCCAAAGATATATGTGAACCTCAAATGAAATTATGAAGATTTTCGTGAAaggttctttctctttttctagcaagaataaataaaaaaagtaacaattttacaaaattaatcttgTATTAAATCTTGTTTGTTATGCAAATTGCTAATGTTAGaagtataaatagaaaaaacaattaaaattaatttttacttcGAGCACACACTTATTATGACATGAATTCTATAACAAGTGCAAGAACATCGAAGTTTAGTTGAGCAGGGCCCCCTCACTCCTTAAGTACTCCACACTCTGGTTAATaatttcttcaatgccatactTGAAACTGAACCCTTCTTTGATAAGCTTCTCTGAAGAGATGACTAACTTTGCCTTGGAGGGGATATCATGGAATCTGCATTTATAGAATGGTACTTGGCTTCAATAGAATGTAAGACATGTTTCTACTATTTGAGAAGGGGAAGCTATTAACAACTTTATCAAGGCATCAAAATAAAAGAGCATTATGAAGTAATTTTCAAGCCAAATCATAACCACACAATGAAGTTTCTTCACAAATTCATGCCCATAAAATTGGACTGCATAAAAGATTCCATAATCTTGCACAAGTACTTTAATCAAGGGGGTGACCTTAttggttaaaagttaaaactaacAATTGAAAAGAATTTCTAAGACAAAAAAGATATTGTCTGCTATGTGAaccttcaaaaatcaaaattttctaaaactttaaaAGAGTTTCtacattataaaattttcacaCCAAATTTAAGGTTAGAGGCTTACTCAGTTGGAATTTCATATCGAGGGTATCTTTCGCTAAGAAACTTTGCAAGCTCAGGAACACTAGTATTGTGAGCACAGACAATGTATCGACCAGAAGCTGATTCTTTCTCTGCCACAAATATATGTGCTCGGCAAATATCCTCAACATGAGTGATAGATATTGAACCTGACAGCAATTGCATCTCTCTCAAAGACTTAATGTAGAAATCATTCCCTGCAAGGTACCAACAAAAATTCCATCAAAACATTCATGAGTCAATTTGTATAGTGCTTAAAAATGTGGCAAGGTAAAAGTATTAAATTCATTGGATATGGTAGTTTGTGAACCTTTCATTAGGGACGCAGCCAACACAACACTGAATGGGATGTCTGCAGTGATAGAAGGACCAGCAGTGAGGGAAGGTATCACAGTGATGAGATCAATGTGATTTTCTTCAGCAAATTTCCATGCAGCCTTCTCTGCTAGTGTTTTGGAGGCAGGATATCCctacacatatatatacatgaaCTTTACTTTCATAATATAAgtcttttttgttaaaaaattgttttttaaacaatttcatATTACTCAACAATCAATTTCTCATCCAAAATATACcaagttttgaaaattattttaaaaacaagtgTTATAAAAACCAAAAGACAGAAACAATCAGAAGATGTTTTCTCATCctcttattttgttttcttcaagTGTTCTGTTCAGGTATTCAAGAGGCAAacttttagaaaatagaaatatgCTTAGGGGACAAACATTTTCAAATGTGCTTAGGTGACAAACAAATTTTACAAAACCAAAAACTGTTGTTAAGTAAACAATCAAGGCCTTGATCTTTTTCAGTTAGGAATGACACTGAATGATGGAGTGCATTGTGAAGGGTCATTGCAGAAAACCagcttaagtttttttattacttaccCATCCATGTGGCTTTGCAGTGGTCAAGTACTCCACATCAGTCCAATTGCTTTCATCCATAACATGACCTTTTCCATTGAGTTGGTTAATAGTTACAGCATCAGTTGAAGATGTCAAGATGACTCGTTTGACTTCTTTCGTTTGAGCACATGTTTTCAGCACATTCAATACGCCGCTGATTGCTGGCTTGATCATGTCATTCTGAATAATAGTTTGCAGAAGCATTTTTGgattaattttttcatcaaCTCACACAGAAGCATCCAATttagtgagagaaaaaaaatctaaaatcttccaatttagtgaaattttttagaATGCAGGATCAGGGTTTAATTAATATACCTCAGGATCTTCAGAACCAAAGTTCATAGGTGTAGCAAATTGGAATACAAGTTCACAGCCTGATATAGGGGCTTCAAAATCTCCTTCAACTGTCAAATCTGctctaaatattttcaattcgCCCAGATTTTTCAGTACCAAAAGGTGAGCTATTTTATTGATACTACCTGCAgtaaatgaaatttttgttaACAGAAATATCTTAGTAGGACTCTCTAATCTCTAGTCTTCAATGAAACTCCAAAGGGAAATAGGACTAGTACTTGTTTGATCTAAGCTAAACCAACAAATGtgccctaatttttttttctagtagtgtaaaatagtaataaaaaaaaattgaccgtCGTTTAAACTATAACAAATTTCTTTCACAATGACACAATTTTACTTTGTTGGACATTTTTTGCAGTGATGTTACAACGACTTACGTTAACAGAGTTTGAAGATAATTGACAGTAGGAATCAAAATCGTTGAATTTACTTGTTTGTGAACTAAATCTTACTCCATAAAGTGTGATTAAGTATAGGGaccaaactaataattaaatcttACACCTATTAttcttttggtttctttttattattaataacgtTTTAGAACTTCTTGTAAAATCTGAATTATCGCCATAAAATATAAATGGTTTATATACAAGAAGTGGAGAATagtaaaagagagagagagaggaaccTAAATCTCTAACAGTGGTATTAACAGCATAACCCTTCTGAAGCAACTGCTTGATCAACAAAGAAGCAATAAATCCACTGCCACCGATCACACAAGCCTGCTTCTTTCCGATTTGCTTGATATTGGCCATGTTTACACACTCACTTCAATCAAAGGAGGGGAAATTGTACTATGAATGACACTTTTGTATAAAGTAGTGGTTCACTCAAAATTGATCGTAGTTGTAACCGAGACATGCATATATAGAAATCCtaagataaaataagatattaggTACGTACTATTTGAATTCAAGGAAATCTTAAAGATGATACATTTATCTAATTcttaagataaaataagatatCTACGCGTTCAAAATTTATGTAAATCCTAAACCAAGATATTTACCTAAATTCTAAGATAACAAaagatataattttctttttttgatgaaatcaaaagatataatttaagtaaattaaaaaattacgtaTCTACTATTTGATAACTGAATTAGGTCAACATCTAATAACTTTAAtgtaattagtataaaaaataactttaatgtAATTGAGTTGATTTGATGAGGTGAGAGACAGAGTTGCTTTGCTTCTTAAAAGGAATGGTTTTGTTATTTGAACACAGTATACCTGGTATACCCGTAGAATATTTAAACTGGGGATAAGcactttttaattcaatttgtcctattactattttctttttaaataagtttttgtgTTCCCTTCAACAACCCAAAATATGAATatctatataataattaataactatattaaatgatgtttttatattattaaaaattaattggtttaattatgtttttaagttTCCGAATCACATAATATATTATTGGATCTACATCACGTTagtctttttttatcttaacaAAATTTTGAGTTGGGTAGGAACAAAAATAGATAGGCCCAACCTATCTCATGTCACCACtatcaataatattattaagttaTGGATATTATGTAATATTGTTTAATAGTATATTataggttaaaatataatttttatcttttttataaaatttgtgattttagttttctattttttaattgaaacattttattctttatttttaaaaaattcatgattttaatctttttattttttagttgagaCATGTATCCAcacacttttaaaatatttaggatTTTAATctctttggtcaatttcaaatttattggctatatacttttttaataaattaagcttaTTAGCTattaaataactatttaaatgGAATTGAATGTGGAGCACTCTTTGAGCTAAAtagctattttaatttaaatatatagaagattttcttatcttttttttatgcaGTATACTTTTTCATTTATCAAACTCCAGTATtaacaattttacatttttcaagTTAAACTAACTAAATTATACCTCCTTGACCGCCATCATGTGCGACAAAGAGAAAATCATCAATTAAGGAggcttaattataaattttattactcaattttattagttttttttcacGAATTTTTATCACCAAAACCTTATCATTTTATGAATTTTCAACCCACAAATTTATACCATTCAACGTTCATCATTTTGTGAAATTTTATCACtcaaatttttaacttttatgcaTTCTATCATTAAATtgataacaaaatgatgttttgttttttctctaactttttttttttgacacatcATCCCGGTAGTAAATGtgtcaaaattgaaaatttgagtgataaaatttataaaaaagaaacttgaatgacaaaatataaattaatgaagattaaataataaaattcacaattaAGCCGATAAACAACCACCCAACTCTTAGGAGTCCCAGTGCCCCTCATTTTGCCAAACTATCCGCAATGAAATTATCTTCCCTCAAAGTATGCaatcacaacataaaaaaaaataaaaatactgcaatctctatctttgtaaaaatctGATTTTCCAACAAAATTACCTTCCCTCCTTGATATACTTTCTCATTTATACGGATGctttggaattttttaaattgaaaaatcaaacaaggcccaagaaaaaaaacaactaaaaagcAAAACAATATCTCCTAATAAAATCCAAGTCTACCATTACTTCTTacctaaattattttactttttagaaaaatcaaaatttccaaaacaaataaaaaatgaggtgAGCATGATGCATGCAATCCGTAACCCTGtaagttaaatatttagaacATAACACCtaatcaaattgaattaaaagACGAAATTCaaccatttaaaaaatgattaaaacataattttgattttcaatttttttaaatttgtaattttaatctctcaatttttaattgagatattttgttttctatttttcaaaaattcactattttagttctctcttttttaattgagacattccacttttttaaaatttacaattttaattcttCTAGTCAATTTCAAACTTGTTGATTATatacttattttgataaattaagcttattagaaatttaataattaaaaaaacatttttttttaataaacaagaACATGTCAATCAATATTTAtatagtttatttaaaattgatgactaaaattgtaaatttgataAGAGTAATAAAcgaaatgtctcaattaaaaaatcagaaactaaaatcaacAACTTCTTAAAcataaggataaaatattttaattaaaaaatgaaaagactaaaaacaaaaatttaaaaaaaaaatagaagaaaaaaattatatttaagcctttaaaaattaaaggaataaatGGAACTTAGAGGAATAAAACATTGatataaccaaaaaaattatatgtacctAACAGACTAAACGaatttggattttgttcttcatAGTTAATCTCCCTATGCGTAGAACAACTGCAAAATTATAGCGTGACTAAAAACAAGTAAATTTTTAGTAATGAAAGTAGCAAATATAGACAAGTAAATTACGTGCATTTCCCAATTCACTAGgtagacatttaatttttgagAAACAATGGTATAAACAACAAAGATTAATAGTAATATGCATAAACAAGTTAAAAGATAACAATTGATAAAGTAATCATTAACGTGAAACTAAATCAAAACATGCCACTAACCAAATAAAATCGATAACTAGTTAACTACTGATGTTCATCTTCACTTGATTTCTCAAAGTCTCTAGGGAGTTGATGGCAAACTTTCTCTGTACATGACAGAATGTAGTATATCAGATGCGTCCATGTTCGTGAAGCTCGAGCAGCTTGCCTTTGTGATTAAGTCTCACTAATCTAcagtaaattcttttttcttgtaataATTCACACacatgatgcataagctaattttcatatttaaaataatttaaatcacaGAATTATTGGGAAATGGTTTTTATATTACCTAACCGGCACTAAGTTATAC contains:
- the ANR2 gene encoding anthocyanidin reductase 2, producing the protein MANIKQIGKKQACVIGGSGFIASLLIKQLLQKGYAVNTTVRDLGSINKIAHLLVLKNLGELKIFRADLTVEGDFEAPISGCELVFQFATPMNFGSEDPENDMIKPAISGVLNVLKTCAQTKEVKRVILTSSTDAVTINQLNGKGHVMDESNWTDVEYLTTAKPHGWGYPASKTLAEKAAWKFAEENHIDLITVIPSLTAGPSITADIPFSVVLAASLMKGNDFYIKSLREMQLLSGSISITHVEDICRAHIFVAEKESASGRYIVCAHNTSVPELAKFLSERYPRYEIPTEFHDIPSKAKLVISSEKLIKEGFSFKYGIEEIINQSVEYLRSEGALLN